The following is a genomic window from Nocardioides thalensis.
GCGCCGTCGGGGTTCATCGTCGGGACCACCCACAGCGCCGTGCCCGACTTCGGGCGGAGGTGGTCGCGGACGTGCCACGCGGTGCGGGGCCCGGCCGGCTCGTCGCCGTGCATCTGGCCGAGCAGGAGCAGCACGTGCTCGGCCTCGGGGTCGCCGCGGAACCAGGCGGTGATCGCCCGGCCGCGGACGGAGCGGCCGATCACCCGTTTGCGGGTGACGTACGCCGGATCCGCGGTCACGGCGACCCGCTCGGAGCGGGAGGAGGTCGTCGGGCCGGTCGCCTCGTAGCGCACCTGGTAGTGGTGCACGCCCTTGGTGCGCACCCGGACCGGGACCTCGATGCGACCCAGGTGGCCGGGGCGCAGGCGCTCGCCCTTCACGCGCGTGCGGCCGTCGTACACGACGACGGTCCCGGTCGGGCCGTCGACCGGCCCGGCCGCGACCCGCACCCGGAGCGTGATGGTCTCGCGCGCCGTGGTCCGCTCCGGGGCGCGGAGGACGGTCGTGGTGGGGACCGCCGGCACCCATCGGCGCTCGCTGGTCGCGGTGCCGGGCGCGCCGGGGTCCGTCGGGTCGGAGGCGGTGACGCGTACGGCGAGCCGGGTCCGCACGTCGGCGGCGCGGATCTCGTAGGTGGTGCCGGTGGCGCCGCCGATCGGGTCGCCGTCGCGCAGCCACTGGTAGGCGAACGTGAGGTCCTCGCCGGTCCACGTGCCGGGGTCGGCGGTGAGCGTCGTGCCCAGGGTGCCGGGGCCGCTGACGCTCGGTCTGGTCACGTTGTCGGGCTCGGCCGCGCGCGCGGGTCCGGCCGCCAGGGCCACCTGGACCAGCTGGACCAGCAGGGCGAGCAGCAGGGGCGCGGCGATCCGCCGGGGAGTCATGACCCGCGAGCGTAGGTCGGTGGCGCAGGAGCGTCCACGTCTCCGGGAAATCGATGGTGGGCGACCGGGCGGGCTGGTGGGATGGGTGCATGACAGCGCTGGTCCGTCCCGACGCCCGCCTCGCCCGCGCCTGGGCGGCCATGATGGCCGACTTCGGCGGCTGGGACGAGGCGCACGGGTCCGGCTACTGGTGGGCCGAGGAGCCGCCGCCGTACGGCGAGGGCGACTGCGCCGCGTTCGTCGACCTCGTCCTGGCGCACGAGCCACCGGCGGACCCGCCGTCCACGCGGGTCGGGTCGACGTTCTTCTGGATCGCGGAGGGCAGCGAGGAGGAGCCGGGCGAGCTGGTCGGCTTCCTCAACACCCGGCACCGGCTCAACGACTTCCTCCTCGAGCAGGGCGGCCACATCGGCTACTCCGTGCGGCCCTCCGCGCGCCGCCGGGGCCACGCCTCGCGGGCGCTCGCCCTCGCCGTGCGCGACGCGGGGCAGCGCCTCGGCATCGACCGGGTGCTCGTCACGTGCGACGACGACAACCTGCCGTCAGCGGCGACAATCGAACGGAACGGCGGGGTCCTGGAGGACGTGCGCGGCATCAAGCGGCGGTACTGGATCGACGCCCGTACCGCGGCGGTCACTCGCTGACGAGACGCCCGCGGACGTAGAGCCACGCCCCGCCGGTCCGCAGGAAGCGGCTCACCTCGTGCACGGCGCCCGGCTCGCGGCGGACGACGTACGACGCCCGGAACTCGACGACGCCTTTCGTGTCCTCCGGCCCGCCGGCCTCCTTCGACACCACCTCGAGACCGGTCCACGTGAGGTCCGGGTCGAAGTCGACGACCTCCGGGCGCGTCGCCGGGTGCCAGGTCCGGAGCACGTGGGCCTCGTCGTGGACGACGAACGCGCTGTAGCGCGACCGCATCAGCTCCTCCGCGGTCGCCGCGCGGCGGAGGCCCGCGTGCAGCGCGCCGCAGCAGGCGTCGTACCGATCGCCGGAACCGCACGGGCAGCCACCGCGGGTCACGCCCCCAGCACCCGCCGCAGGTAGGCGTTCGTGAACACCCGGTCCGGGTCGAGCCGGTCGCGGAGCGCGAGGAAGTCGTCGAAGCGGGGATAGAGCTCCGCGAGGCCGTCGGCCTGCCGGGTGTGCAGCTTGCCCCAGTGCGGCCGTCCTCCCGCGTCCTTGAGCACCTGCTCGACGAGGGCGAAGTACCGGGCGTGGTCGGTGCGGTGGTGGGTGTGGAACGCCAGGTAGAGCGAGTCGCGCTCGTACGCCGTCGACAGCGGTACGTCGTCGGCCGGTGCCACCCGGATCTCGACCGGGAATGACACGGTGAGCCCCGACCGGTCGATCACCCGTCGGCACTCCCGCAGCACGTCGAGGCCCACGGCGCGGGGCACGGCGTACTCCATCTCCCGGAAGCGGACCCGGCGCTCGGTCGTGAACACCCGGTGCGCGACGTCGGTGTAGGTGCGGGGCCCGAAAAGGCGTGCGGCGAGCCGGTTGGCCCGCGGGATCACCCGGGGCGCGTGGTTGAGCACTGCTGTCTGGGCACCGAACACGGTGTTGGAGAGCAGGTCGTCGTCGAGCCAGGCGCGCCAGCGGGGGAGCGGGTCGGCGACGGCGGGGTCCGTGCCCACACGCTCGTTGCGCTTGGTGAGCAGGCGGTCGGTGTGGGGGAACCAGTACATGTCGACGTGGTCGTACGACGCCGCGAGCTCGTCGAAGCGGTCCAGCCCCTCGGCCCACGACATCGGCTCCTCCGTCGCCCGCAGGTGGAACAGCGGCTCGACGGCGAAGGTGACGGTCGTGATCACCCCGAGGGCGCCGAGGCCCACCCGGGCGAGGTCGAGCACGTCGGGGTTCTCGTCGGGCGTCGCACGGAGGAGCGTCCCGGTGCCGTCGACCAGCTCGAGGCCGACCAGCTGAGCGGAGAGGCCCGCGGCGCGACCGCCGGTGCCGTGGGTGCCGGTCGACGTCGCGCCGGCGAGGGTCTGCTCGGCGATGTCGCCCATGTTGTGCAGGCTCAGCCCGAGCGCCTCGAGCTGGGCGTTGAGCACCTTGAGCGGCGTGCCCGCCCGCGCGGTGACCGTCATCGCCTCGCGGTCGACGGAGGTGATCCCGACCATGCCGTGCGGCAGCATCGCGCTGCCCTCGGGGCGGGCGATCGCGGTGAACGAGTGGCCGGTGCCGAGCGCCTTGAGGGTGCCGCCGGCGGCGCGCACCCGTCGCACCTCTGCGGCGACCTCCGCGGCACTTCTCGGTCGGAGCAGCTCCAGCCCGTCGGCCGCCTCGAGGCCCGACCAGCTACGCCAGCTCCCGCTCCCCGGCCTGCGCGACGTCATGGGACCGAACGTTAGTGGGCACCCGGGTCGCCAACGCGGCGAGCAGGGTGATGACGCCGCCGGCCACGCAGACGAGGTAGGCCGGCGACGCGCCGGCCTCGTCGATGACCAGGCCGGCGATGGCGGCGCCCGGGGCGAGGCCGGCCGCGATGCCGGTCTGCACGAAGGCCATGCCCTCGGTCAGCCGGGCCGGCGGCAGCACCTGCTCGGCGAGGGACATCGCCGCGATCAGCGTGGGCGAGATCGCCAGGCCACCGATCAGCAGCACCACGAACATGACCGGGATCGAGGGCACCAGCACGAGCGGGGCCATCGCGACGGCCATGCCGAGGGCACCCCAGCGCAGCCGCACGATGGGCCCGCTCCTCCACGAGATCGCACCCGACACGAGCCCGGCGATGAGGCTCCCGAGCGCCCAGACGGCGAGCAGGAAGCCGGACGCGCCCTTCGAGCCTTCCTCGTCGGCGAACGCGACGGTGGTGACCTCCGCGGCGCCGAACAGCAGCCCGAGGGCCGCGGCCAGGACCGTGAGCGGGATGATCGCGGCCCACGGCATCGGCGGCCGCGCCGTACCGGCGTCGTCGGACCGCTCGATCGGCGGCTCGGTCGAGCGGAGCCCCACGAACGCGTAGGTGCCGGCCATGCCGAACACCAGGGCGGCGGCGAGACCGGCGAGCGGGTCGACCGCGGTGGCGAGCATCGTCACCAGGATCGGGCCGACGAGGAACACGGTCTCGTCGGCGACGGCCTCGAAGGAGAACGCGGTGTCCAGCCGGGACGGGTCGTCCTTCAGCGCGTGTGCCCACCGGGCGCGCACGCACGTGCCGACCGACGGCAAGGCGCCGCCCGCGACGGCCGCGAGCGCGAACGTCGTCCACCGCGGCCAGTCGGCCTCGATCGACCACATCGCGCCGGCCAGGCCGACGCCCCAGGTGGTGATCGCGACCGAGAGCACCAGGCCCTGGCCCAGCCGGTCGATGAGCCGTCCCTGCACGATCGCGAACAGGGCGTTGGCGATCAGCGCGACCGCGGACACCGCGCCGGCGAACGCGTAGGAGCCGGTGGCGTGCTCGGCCAGGAGCACGATCCCGAGGCCGACCATGGAGATCGGCAGCCGGGCGACCAGACCGGTCAGGCTGAAGAGGGCGGTGGGCCGGGTGAAGATCCGGCGGTAGGAGTCGAGCATCGTAGGTCTGATCTTCCTCCCTACGATGACCACGTGCCGAATCCGTACGACGCGATCCTGCTCCTGTCCTTCGGGGGACCCGAGAAGCCGGAGGACGTGGTCCCGTTCCTCGAGAACGTGACCCGCGGCCGGGGCATCCCGCGGGAGCGGCTCGAGGTCGTGGGCGAGCACTACTTCCTGTTCGGCGGGAAGTCGCCGATCAACGACCAGAACCGCGCGCTCCTCGCCGCTCTCGAGGCCGACCTCGCCGACGCCGGGATCGACCTGCCGGTCTACTGGGGCAACCGCAACTGGGCGCCCTACCTGACCGACGTGGTGCGGCAGATGGCGGAGGACGGCGTACGGCGCGCCGCGGTCGTCGCGACGAGTGCCTACTCGTCGTGGTCGAGCTGTCGGCAGTACCTCGACAACCTGGAGGCCGCGGTCGCCGAGGTGCCCGGGGCGCCGGTGCTGGAGAAGGTGCGCCCCTACTTCGACCACCCGGGCTTCGTCGACTCCGTCGTCGACAGCACCCTCCGGGCGCTCGACCAGCTGGCCGAGGAGCAGCGGGCCGCCGCCCGGCTGGTCTTCGTCACGCACTCGATCCCGGACGCGATGAACGAGGAGAGCGGTCCGGTCGAGGGCGGCGGTGGTGCCTACCTCGCCCAGCACCGGGCCATCGCCGACGTCGTCACCGACCTGGTCGAGGCGCGCACGGGCGTTGCGCACGAGCACGACCTGGTCTTCTGCTCGCGCTCCGGCTCGCCGCGCACCCCGTGGCTCGAGCCGGACGTCAACGACCACCTCGAGGCCGTGCACGGGGAGGGGGTCGAGGCGGTCGTGCTGGTGCCGGTCGGCTTCGTCTCCGACCACATGGAGGTCGTCTACGACCTCGACACCGAGGCGCTCGCCACGGCGGAGCGGCTCGGCCTGCGCGCCGTACGGGCGGGCACGCCGGGGACCGCGCCGGGCTTCGTGGCCGCGCTGCGCGAGCTGGCGCTGCGGCGCGCCGAGCCCGGAGCGCTGCGCGGCTACTGCTCGACGCAGTGCTGCCTCCCGCGGACGGCGGCCGCCCGATGAGCGCGGAGCTCGCGGACCTCGCCGTCGAGGTCGCGGCCGAGGCCGGCGCGCTGATCAGTCGGTACGCCGCCCGCGGCGTGACGGTGGCGGACACCAAGTCGAGCGAGGTCGACGTGGTCACCGCGGCCGACCGGGCCGCCGAGGAGCTGATCCGCGCGCGGCTGCTGGGCGCCCGGCCGGACGACGCGGTGCTCGGCGAGGAGGGCGACGACGTCGCCGGCACGTCGGGCGTGCGCTGGATCGTGGACCCGATCGACGGGACCGTGAACTTCCTCTACGGGCTGCCGGAGTACTCCGTGTCGATCGCTGCCGAGGTCGACGGGGTGGTCGTCGCCGGCGTCGTCCTCGACGTCGCCAAGGGGCACTGCTACCGCGGCGCGGCGGAGGAGGGCGCGACCCGCGACGGCACCCCGCTGCGGGTCCGCGGCCCGGCGCCGCTCTCCCAGCGGCTGCTCGCCACCGGCTTCTCCTACCGGGCGGAGGTCCGCGAGATCCAGGCCGCCAGCGTCACCCGGCTGCTGCCCGTCGTCCGCGACATCCGCAGGCACGGGTCCTGCGCCCTGGAGCTCTGCCACGTCGCCGAGGGAGCCCTCGACGGATACGTCGAGGAGGGCGTCAACCTGTGGGACCACGCAGCGGGCGCGTTCATCGCCGGGCTTGCGGGAGCACGTACGGTCGTGCTGCCGGGAGCAGCCGGCAACGACCTCGTCGTCTGTGGTCCGGATCACGGGTTCGACGAGCTCCTGGAGGCCGTCAGAAGGGCCGGTTTCGCGCGGGAATAGCCTGCGCGCTCGGACTGTTCCGACGACTCGCATCCGGACCGCTGTTTGCAGGTGGTCCCGGATAGTGCACAATCTGCCGCGCCGCGACCCGGCGGGCCCGAGGGGAAAGAGCGACTGTCATGGCGACCGACTACGACGCACCGCGCAAGAACGAGGACGAGCAGTCCGAGGAGAGCATCGAGGAGCTCAAGGCGCGCCGCCACGACAAGAATTCCGGCAAGGTCGACGAGGACGAGACCGAGGCCGCCGAGTCGTTCGAGCTCCCGGGCGCCGACCTCTCCCACGAGGAGCTGGCCGTCGAGGTGAAGCCCAAGCAGGAGGACGAGTTCACCTGCATGAGCTGCTTCCTGGTCCACCACCGCAGCCAGCTGGCTGACGAGAAGAAGATGATCTGCCGCGACTGCGCCTAGCCGCTGGTCGAGGCGCGAGGCCGGCCACGGCCGAGACTCGAAACCGAGGCCCCTTACGCGTTGAGGGGCGTGTCCTTCCGCAGCGGCGGCGGCAGCTCGCCGGTCGACTTGAGGTAGTAGTTCGCGGCCTTGCGCTGAGCGAGCATGCGCACGAGCGCCACCGCGGCGCCGGTGGTCGCGGCCCACGCGACCGCCTCCCAGATCTGGACGTCCGGATCGGCCGGGTTCTCCGGTGGCTGCTTCCCGGTGCCGGCCTTCCAGCCGGCGTCGAGCGCCTTGCGTGCCACGGCGGCACCGCCGAGGGCGGCAGCGAGCGAGAAGACCGACCAGACCTTGGAGCTGTCCTTTGCCATGCCTTCGAGACTAGTGCGTCTCAGGATTCGCGCGGCAGGGTGGCCAGCGCGTCGGCCAGCGCCTCGGGGTGCCGGGAGCTGACGAGCCAGTAGGGCGTGGGGTCGGCCGGGTCGACGATGTGCACCTGGACCGCCCGCTTCAGGTAGGGCCGTAGCAGCAGGAACGCGCGGGCGTCGGCCTCGGGGCCGGCGACCCGCCAGGTCTGCTCGGCGTCGAGGGCGGCGACGTCGCCGACGTACTTGGCCTCGATCCGGGCCCGGCCGGCGCGGAACCAGCCGTCCTCCACCACGACCCGCGCGTCGCCGTACCAGAACAGGCACACGGCGAGCAGCGTGAACGCGACGCCGGTGGCGATCCACGGGGTCGGGTCGTTCTCCTGGAAGGCCACGATCATGGCGAGCCAGAGACTGGCGACGAGCATCGTGCCCTGGGCCCACCAGCGCAGCGGCACGCCGAGCCGCTCGTGGTAGTCGCTGGTCGGCCCGTCGCTCACGGGTGAATGTTCCCATCCGACCGGTGGGCGGGCGTTGCCCGGGGTCGTTACGGTTCTGCCGTGCCGCTGCCCGCCGAGCCCGACCAGCCCGACCTGCCCGCCGCCGACCTCGAGATCGCGGTCCGGCTCCTCGACCCCGACCTGCCGCTGCCGTCGTACGCCCACCCGGGCGACGCCGGCGCCGACCTCGTCACCACCGTCGACGTCACCCTGAAGCCGGGGGAGCGGATGCTGGTGCCGACCGGGATCGCCATCGCGCTGCCCGACGGCTACGTCGCGCTGGTGCACCCGCGCTCCGGGCTCGCCGCCCGGCACGGGCTGTCGATCGTCAACACCCCGGGCACGATCGACGCGGGCTACCGCGGGGAGATCAAGGTGCTGCTGATCAACCACGACCCGGTCGAGCCGATCGTGCTGCGGCGCGGCGACCGGATCGCGCAGCTGGTGGTCCAGCGGTTCGAGCGAGCGGCCTTCGTGCCGGTCGACGACCTTCCGGAGAGCGTGCGTGGCTCGGGGGGCTACGGTTCTACAGGGGGATTCAGTTCAATGGAGGAGAGCAGCTCGTGAGGTTCCGTCGCAAGTCCGACGAGGAGACGTCCGTCGTCGACGACGCCGCCGAAGAGGCCACCTCCGGCGAGGCGGTCCCGGACGGTCCCTACGACGTGGACGACCTGCCCGACGACGGCACCAACCGCATCGACCTCGGCGCCCTCCTGGTAGCGCCCAGCGAGGGCCGCGACCTGCGGGTGCAGGTCGACCAGAAGACCGGCTCGGTGCGCTCGGTGATGCTGGCCGGCAAGACCGGTGCCCTGGAGCTGCGGGCGTACGCCGCCCCGCGCAACGGCGACCTCTGGAGCGAGATCCGGCCGCAGATCGCCGCCGACGCGTCGCGCCGCGGCGGTACGGCGACCGAGCGCGAGGGGCGGTTCGGCACCGAGCTCGTGTGCGAGCTCCAGGTGAAGCGCGCCGACGGCGCGAGCGGCAAGCAGACCTCGCGCGTGATCGGCATCAACGGCCCGCGCTGGCTGCTGCGCGCCACCCTCATCGGCGAGCCGGCCCGCAACCCCGAGGAGTCCGCGGAGTGGGAGGAGGCGATCACCAAGGTCGCCGTCCGCCGCGGTGCCCAGGCGATGCCGGTCGGCGAGCAGCTCCCGATCGCGCTGCCCGAGGGCGTGCGCCCGGTCGCCCCGAGCGACGACGACGCCACCACCGAGTGACCCGGGGGACAGGGTGACCAAGAGCCGCCTGCGCCGCACGATCAGCCGCTGGGCCAACCCCGCTGAGGCCGAGGCCCGCGACCTGCGCCGCACGTTCGCCAGCGGCGAGCAGGACTCGATCGACAGCGCCCCCGACCGCACGCCGGTGCGGCTGCGCGGCACCCTGCGCACCGTGACGCTGCGCCCGCGCGGCGGCGTACCCGCCCTCGAGGCGGAGCTCTACGACGGCACCGGGACCCTCACCCTGGTCTGGCTGGGCCGCCGCCGGATCGCGGGCATCGGCCCCGGGCGCGCCATCGAGGTGTCCGGCCGGATCGGCAGCCACGACGGCGACCGGGTCATCTACAACCCGAGGTACGAGCTCCTGTGAGCGACGAGGCCAACCGCGTCGACCGCGCCGACCCCGCCGAGGAGCACGTCGAGCACCCGCTGTCCGCGGAGGCCGGCAAGAAGATCGGCGTCGACACCGTGGAGGCGCTGGTCCGCAAGCAGCTGTCCGACTCGCTGGGCGGCAAGCGCGGCATGCTGGAGGCCGGCATCCCCGGACTGGTCTTCACCGCCGTCTGGCTCCCGACCAAGGAGCTCCAGTGGGCGCTGATCGGCAGCCTCGCGATCGCCGGCATCGCGCTGCTCGTGCGGCTGCTCCAGCGCGGCCCGGTCCAGTACGTCTTCAACGCGATCTTCGGCATCGGCATCGGCTGGGTGTTCGTGCGCTGGGCCGAGAGCTCCGGCGGCGACGCGTCCGACCAGGCCCTGGCGTTCTTCCTGCCCGGCATCCTCTACAGCGGCGCCTACACGATCGTGCTCGCCGGCTCGTGCCTGGCGGGGTGGCCGATCCTGGGGTTCATGCTCGGCGCCGCGACCGATGATCCCGTGGGCTGGCACGCCGACAAGCAGGTCGTGAAGCTGTGCAGCCGGCTCACCTGGGTGATGCTGCTGCCGGGTGCGATCGGCGTGCTGCTCCAGGGTCCGGTCTGGCTGCTCGGCCACAACGACGTCATCGACACCGATCTCGCGGTGTCGATCATCGCCGTGCTGCGGCTCGGGCTCGGCTGGGTGCTGCGCATCGCCTCGTGGAGCGCGATGATCTGGCTGCTCGCCCGCAACGCCACGCCTTTGGAGCCCGAGCCGGAGGCCGAGTCCGGGTAGGCGCCTAGGCCTCCGGGTGCGAGCCCGGCGCCAGGATCCGCTCGAGCTCGTCCTCCGCCTCCGCGGGCACGACGAACAGCAGCTCGTCGCCGGACTCGACCGGCTGCTCGGGCGTCGGCACGTAGACCTGCCCGTCGCGGAGGATCGTGACGAGGGCGCAGTTGTCGGGCACCGGGATGAGCCCCGACGGCTTTCCGACGTACGGCGAGTCCGCCGGGAGCGTCATCTCGACCAGGTTGGCGTTGCCCTGGCGGAACGTGAACAGCCGCACCAGGTCGCCGACGCTGACCGCCTCCTCGACGAGCGCGGACATGATGCGCGGCGTCGACACGTTGACGTCGACGCCCCAGGCCTCGGTGAACAGCCACTCGTTGTTGGGGTGGTTGACGCGACCCACGGTGCGCGGCACGCCGAACTCGGTCTTCGCCAGGAGCGCGGTGACCAGGTTGGCCTTGTCGTCGCCGGTCGCTGCGATGACGACGTCGCACTTGTCGAGCCGCGCCTCCTCGAGGGAGGACATCTCACAGCTGTCGGCGAGCAGCCACTCGGCGTCGGGCACCCGCTCGGGCTTGATGGCGGAGGCCTGCTTGTCGATGAGCAGGACCTCGTGGCCGTTCTGGATCAGCTCGCTCGCGATCGAGCGTCCGACCGCGCCGGCCCCGGCAATCGCGACCCTCATGTCAGTGCTCCTCCGGTCCGCGCTTGAGCACCTCGTAGGCGTGTGCCGAGTTCTCCTCGCGCACCACCACGTGGAGCATGTCGCCCTCCTGCATGATGCTGTCGCGGGTCGGCAGCGTGCCCTCGCCGAGCCGGTCGATCCAGGCGACGCGCGCGCGGGCCTGGTCCTGGTAGGCGCCGACGCTGGACCCGACCCAGACCTCGGGCACCGTGATGTGGTCGAGCCGGATCGTGCCGGACGGGTCGCGGAAGTCGGGCTCGGCGCCGGCGGGCAGGAGCCGGCGCAGGACCTGGTCGGCGGTCCACTTGACCGTCGCGACCGTGGTGATGCCCAGCCGCTGGTAGACCTCGGCGCGGCCGGGGTCGTAGATCCGGGCCACGACCTGCTGGATGCCGAACGTCTCGCGCGCGACCCGCGCCGCGATGATGTTGGAGTTGTCGCCGCTCGAGACGGCGGCGAACGCGTCGGCGCGGCGGATGCCGGCCTTCTCGAGCACCTGCTGGTCGAAGCCCATGCCGGCGACCTTGTCGCCGTTGAACCCCGGGCCGAGGCGCCGGAACGCGTCGGGGTCGCTGTCGATCACCGCAACGGTGTGGTTGCGGTCCTCGAGCCCCCGGGCCAACGTCGAGCCGACGCGGCCACAACCCATGATCACGACGTGCACGGGGAAGACGCTATAGCAACGATTCACCCCGCGTGCCGCTAGTGCGCAGGGGTGTGCCCTAGCCTTGCCTGTCGTGGGTGTCGGCGACGTCTCCAAACGGATCCTGGTCGGCCGCAAGCTCCGCAGTGCTCAGCTGGGGGAGACGCTGCTGCCGAAGCGCATCGCGTTCCCCGTTTTCGCCAGTGACGCGCTCTCCTCCGTGGCGTACGCGCCCGACGAGATCTTCATCATCCTCGCCCTCGCGGGGGTGACCTACTACTCGTTCTCCCTCTGGGTGGGGCTCGCCGTCGCGGTCGTGATGCTGATCGTGGTGGCGTCCTACCGCTACAACGTCCACGCCTACCCGTCCGGCGGCGGGGACTACGAGATCGCCACCGTCAACCTCGGCCCGAGGGCCGGGGTCACCGTGGCGGCGGCGCTGATCGTCGACTACGTGCTGGTGGTCGCGGTGTCGCTGTCCTCGGCGGCGCAGTACGTCGCCTCGGCGGTCGACGTGCTGGAGGACCATCGGGTCCTGGTCGCGCTCGTGCTCGTCCTGCTGCTGGCCCTGATGAACCTGCGGGGGGTCCGCGAGTCCGGCACGTCGTTCGCCGTCCCGGCGTACCTCTTCATGTTCGCGCTCGGTGGCATGTGCGCGTGGGGTCTCGCCCGCCTGATCGTCGGCAACCTTCCCGAGGCGGCCAGCTCGGAGTTCGAGATCCTCCCCACCGAGGGCTACGACGGGACCATCACGACGCTGGCGCTGGTGTTCCTGGTGGCCCGCGCGTTCTCCTCGGGCTGTGCCGCGCTGACCGGCGTCGAGGCCATCTCGAACGGAGTCCCCGCCTTCCAGCGGCCCAAGAGCAGGAACGCGGCGACCACGCTCCTGCTGCTCGGACTGATCGCGATCACGCTGATGATGAGCGTGGTCTCGTTGGCCCGGGCGATGGACGTCAAGTACGTCGACCCGCACGACATGGACCGCCTGGTGAACCAGGACGGGAGCCCGGTCGGTGCGGACTACCACC
Proteins encoded in this region:
- a CDS encoding MFS transporter, which translates into the protein MLDSYRRIFTRPTALFSLTGLVARLPISMVGLGIVLLAEHATGSYAFAGAVSAVALIANALFAIVQGRLIDRLGQGLVLSVAITTWGVGLAGAMWSIEADWPRWTTFALAAVAGGALPSVGTCVRARWAHALKDDPSRLDTAFSFEAVADETVFLVGPILVTMLATAVDPLAGLAAALVFGMAGTYAFVGLRSTEPPIERSDDAGTARPPMPWAAIIPLTVLAAALGLLFGAAEVTTVAFADEEGSKGASGFLLAVWALGSLIAGLVSGAISWRSGPIVRLRWGALGMAVAMAPLVLVPSIPVMFVVLLIGGLAISPTLIAAMSLAEQVLPPARLTEGMAFVQTGIAAGLAPGAAIAGLVIDEAGASPAYLVCVAGGVITLLAALATRVPTNVRSHDVAQAGERELA
- a CDS encoding D-arabinono-1,4-lactone oxidase, translating into MTSRRPGSGSWRSWSGLEAADGLELLRPRSAAEVAAEVRRVRAAGGTLKALGTGHSFTAIARPEGSAMLPHGMVGITSVDREAMTVTARAGTPLKVLNAQLEALGLSLHNMGDIAEQTLAGATSTGTHGTGGRAAGLSAQLVGLELVDGTGTLLRATPDENPDVLDLARVGLGALGVITTVTFAVEPLFHLRATEEPMSWAEGLDRFDELAASYDHVDMYWFPHTDRLLTKRNERVGTDPAVADPLPRWRAWLDDDLLSNTVFGAQTAVLNHAPRVIPRANRLAARLFGPRTYTDVAHRVFTTERRVRFREMEYAVPRAVGLDVLRECRRVIDRSGLTVSFPVEIRVAPADDVPLSTAYERDSLYLAFHTHHRTDHARYFALVEQVLKDAGGRPHWGKLHTRQADGLAELYPRFDDFLALRDRLDPDRVFTNAYLRRVLGA
- a CDS encoding DUF4235 domain-containing protein, giving the protein MAKDSSKVWSVFSLAAALGGAAVARKALDAGWKAGTGKQPPENPADPDVQIWEAVAWAATTGAAVALVRMLAQRKAANYYLKSTGELPPPLRKDTPLNA
- a CDS encoding DUF3710 domain-containing protein, encoding MRFRRKSDEETSVVDDAAEEATSGEAVPDGPYDVDDLPDDGTNRIDLGALLVAPSEGRDLRVQVDQKTGSVRSVMLAGKTGALELRAYAAPRNGDLWSEIRPQIAADASRRGGTATEREGRFGTELVCELQVKRADGASGKQTSRVIGINGPRWLLRATLIGEPARNPEESAEWEEAITKVAVRRGAQAMPVGEQLPIALPEGVRPVAPSDDDATTE
- a CDS encoding M14 family zinc carboxypeptidase; its protein translation is MTPRRIAAPLLLALLVQLVQVALAAGPARAAEPDNVTRPSVSGPGTLGTTLTADPGTWTGEDLTFAYQWLRDGDPIGGATGTTYEIRAADVRTRLAVRVTASDPTDPGAPGTATSERRWVPAVPTTTVLRAPERTTARETITLRVRVAAGPVDGPTGTVVVYDGRTRVKGERLRPGHLGRIEVPVRVRTKGVHHYQVRYEATGPTTSSRSERVAVTADPAYVTRKRVIGRSVRGRAITAWFRGDPEAEHVLLLLGQMHGDEPAGPRTAWHVRDHLRPKSGTALWVVPTMNPDGAARHTRRNARGVDLNRNWPTSGWTSAGKGSRYWGGPRPASEPETQAMIAFLRKIKPDYIASIHQPLYAIGRSGQDVAWERRLSRNLNLPRKHLGVGTPSGKVSPTMTGWYNARLGGHGVATTIEYGYSPTTHYVTEVAGKGTLRAALVY
- a CDS encoding DUF4193 domain-containing protein, yielding MATDYDAPRKNEDEQSEESIEELKARRHDKNSGKVDEDETEAAESFELPGADLSHEELAVEVKPKQEDEFTCMSCFLVHHRSQLADEKKMICRDCA
- a CDS encoding inositol monophosphatase family protein, whose amino-acid sequence is MSAELADLAVEVAAEAGALISRYAARGVTVADTKSSEVDVVTAADRAAEELIRARLLGARPDDAVLGEEGDDVAGTSGVRWIVDPIDGTVNFLYGLPEYSVSIAAEVDGVVVAGVVLDVAKGHCYRGAAEEGATRDGTPLRVRGPAPLSQRLLATGFSYRAEVREIQAASVTRLLPVVRDIRRHGSCALELCHVAEGALDGYVEEGVNLWDHAAGAFIAGLAGARTVVLPGAAGNDLVVCGPDHGFDELLEAVRRAGFARE
- a CDS encoding DUF3093 family protein; protein product: MSDGPTSDYHERLGVPLRWWAQGTMLVASLWLAMIVAFQENDPTPWIATGVAFTLLAVCLFWYGDARVVVEDGWFRAGRARIEAKYVGDVAALDAEQTWRVAGPEADARAFLLLRPYLKRAVQVHIVDPADPTPYWLVSSRHPEALADALATLPRES
- a CDS encoding ferrochelatase; protein product: MPNPYDAILLLSFGGPEKPEDVVPFLENVTRGRGIPRERLEVVGEHYFLFGGKSPINDQNRALLAALEADLADAGIDLPVYWGNRNWAPYLTDVVRQMAEDGVRRAAVVATSAYSSWSSCRQYLDNLEAAVAEVPGAPVLEKVRPYFDHPGFVDSVVDSTLRALDQLAEEQRAAARLVFVTHSIPDAMNEESGPVEGGGGAYLAQHRAIADVVTDLVEARTGVAHEHDLVFCSRSGSPRTPWLEPDVNDHLEAVHGEGVEAVVLVPVGFVSDHMEVVYDLDTEALATAERLGLRAVRAGTPGTAPGFVAALRELALRRAEPGALRGYCSTQCCLPRTAAAR
- a CDS encoding GNAT family N-acetyltransferase, which translates into the protein MTALVRPDARLARAWAAMMADFGGWDEAHGSGYWWAEEPPPYGEGDCAAFVDLVLAHEPPADPPSTRVGSTFFWIAEGSEEEPGELVGFLNTRHRLNDFLLEQGGHIGYSVRPSARRRGHASRALALAVRDAGQRLGIDRVLVTCDDDNLPSAATIERNGGVLEDVRGIKRRYWIDARTAAVTR
- the dut gene encoding dUTP diphosphatase; amino-acid sequence: MPAEPDQPDLPAADLEIAVRLLDPDLPLPSYAHPGDAGADLVTTVDVTLKPGERMLVPTGIAIALPDGYVALVHPRSGLAARHGLSIVNTPGTIDAGYRGEIKVLLINHDPVEPIVLRRGDRIAQLVVQRFERAAFVPVDDLPESVRGSGGYGSTGGFSSMEESSS
- a CDS encoding YchJ family metal-binding protein, with amino-acid sequence MTRGGCPCGSGDRYDACCGALHAGLRRAATAEELMRSRYSAFVVHDEAHVLRTWHPATRPEVVDFDPDLTWTGLEVVSKEAGGPEDTKGVVEFRASYVVRREPGAVHEVSRFLRTGGAWLYVRGRLVSE